In one window of Candidatus Hydrogenedentota bacterium DNA:
- a CDS encoding DinB family protein has product MSSTLATGLVTQLNLVKEYFDRSTKVLDEGDSSFSPKDGMMTVAQQVAHVAQTIDWFREGIVRPEGFDMNFEAHWNEVAKVASLKAAREWHQRAHDAMVQQVARTSDAELNAPLPAGPVMGGAPKSSVVGGIDDHTAHHRGALTVYTRLIGKVAAMPYMDV; this is encoded by the coding sequence ATGTCGTCCACGCTCGCAACGGGATTGGTTACACAATTGAATCTGGTGAAAGAGTACTTTGATCGCTCGACGAAAGTCCTTGATGAAGGGGATTCGTCCTTCTCCCCGAAGGATGGAATGATGACCGTCGCGCAGCAGGTGGCGCACGTCGCCCAAACGATTGATTGGTTCCGGGAGGGAATTGTCCGGCCCGAGGGCTTCGACATGAACTTCGAGGCGCACTGGAATGAGGTGGCAAAGGTCGCCTCGCTGAAAGCCGCCCGCGAATGGCACCAGCGCGCGCATGACGCGATGGTGCAGCAGGTAGCGAGGACGTCCGACGCCGAACTGAACGCCCCGCTGCCTGCCGGCCCCGTCATGGGCGGTGCGCCGAAATCATCGGTCGTCGGCGGGATCGACGATCATACCGCGCACCATCGCGGTGCCTTGACGGTGTACACAAGGTTGATCGGAAAAGTCGCGGCCATGCCGTACATGGACGTGTAG
- a CDS encoding histidinol-phosphatase, with amino-acid sequence MGSGVAPWKVSLHGGHSGEFCDHATGTLREVIEAAIAGGFEIYGISEHAPRHGERYRYANERDKGWTLEKILADFEAYGEAIFRLAKEYADRITILRGYEIEVVPHDRYAEIMLDYRKRFRFDYMVGSVHYLHDISIDSSVEEFERVMEIAGGLEALAVEYYAAVSGMIEALEPEVVGHLDLVRKNGHLFGPLDTPAIRKAAERALEVAKAHDCILDLNTAGWRKGLDSPYPAPWLLQRANEMGVPFCFGDDSHGPELVGAGIPEAREYLFRNGVTAVTVLDRRGESVERRRVAL; translated from the coding sequence ATGGGATCGGGAGTCGCGCCATGGAAAGTTTCCCTTCATGGCGGTCATTCGGGCGAGTTTTGCGATCACGCGACCGGCACATTACGCGAGGTCATCGAGGCGGCGATTGCGGGCGGTTTCGAGATATATGGGATCAGCGAGCACGCGCCGCGGCACGGCGAGCGGTATCGTTACGCGAATGAGCGCGACAAGGGATGGACGTTAGAGAAGATTCTCGCGGATTTCGAGGCGTATGGCGAGGCGATATTCCGGTTGGCGAAGGAGTATGCCGATCGCATCACGATCCTGCGCGGGTATGAAATCGAAGTGGTGCCACACGATCGGTATGCGGAGATCATGCTGGACTACCGCAAGCGGTTTCGGTTCGACTACATGGTCGGGTCGGTCCATTACCTCCACGATATTTCCATCGACAGCAGCGTCGAGGAATTTGAGCGGGTCATGGAAATAGCGGGCGGGCTCGAGGCCCTCGCCGTAGAGTATTACGCGGCCGTATCGGGAATGATTGAAGCGCTGGAACCGGAAGTCGTCGGACACCTCGACCTTGTCCGCAAGAACGGTCATCTTTTTGGACCGCTCGATACGCCGGCGATTCGCAAGGCGGCGGAGCGCGCATTGGAAGTGGCCAAGGCGCACGACTGCATTCTGGATTTGAATACCGCAGGTTGGCGGAAGGGACTCGATTCGCCGTACCCTGCGCCGTGGTTGTTGCAGCGTGCGAATGAAATGGGCGTACCGTTTTGTTTTGGTGACGATAGCCACGGGCCGGAGTTGGTCGGAGCGGGTATTCCCGAGGCCCGGGAGTATCTGTTTCGGAATGGCGTTACGGCAGTGACGGTGTTGGATCGTCGCGGCGAATCTGTTGAGCGTAGGCGTGTGGCGCTGTGA
- the mutS gene encoding DNA mismatch repair protein MutS — protein sequence MGDISQANLTPMLRQYLEAKAESGDSLLFFRMGDFYELFFEDAVEAAELLGIALTSRDAVNKDDRIPMAGVPVRAVDTYLAKAIKAGRTITICEQVEDPRDAKGVVKRAIVRTITPGTVLEPHLLEASSNNYLAALCVRGDRAGLSLVDITTGEFLAAQIDGDVERTLFDELTRMAPAELLVPAGFNGQALDRLRTRFSGIAITNRSDDEFDAGDARTSLLEQFGLATLKGIGLDDAPEAASCAGAVLQYVRTTQRDMAPLLRLPRRYSPSQYVVLDGNTQRNLELVESMVDKKGRGTLMSVLDRTTTSMGGRKLRHWILHPLLDVNAVRERLGGVEELHSNAELRLTLRDVLRGIADLERLTGRLTSRSANARDVKALGLSLSHAPTLREALAGCQSQLLASLRDGTDELADVTGWIADAIVDEPPLALLDGGIMRDGCDAELDRLRGLVRGGRDWIATLQREESERTKIPNLKVGYNKVFGYYIEITRSYAHLVPPDYERKQTLVNAERYITPTLKSREEEIVSADERMKQIEYDLFVRLRDRVANEARRIQATADTIATIDVMLSLAETASAKGYCKPAIDDGGEIRIRDGRHPVVEDLMARNDFVANDTYLEPVGARMQIVTGPNMAGKSTYLRQVALITLMAQIGSYVPAAEARIGVVDRIFTRVGASDNLVRGESTFMVEMIETANILNSATERSLLVLDEIGRGTSTFDGISIAWSVAEHIHDRIRAKTLFATHYHELTELANKLEHAKNVNVAVREWGGKVVFLYRIVDGGADHSYGIQVAKLAGLPKPVIERARDILESLESGSTASLGLPQQMYLFGASAATEPTAIERELEAVNPDDLSPREAHELVCHLKHLLAKPRKEG from the coding sequence TTGGGCGATATTTCGCAAGCCAACCTCACGCCGATGCTTCGGCAATATCTTGAAGCCAAGGCCGAGAGTGGGGACTCTCTGCTTTTCTTTCGCATGGGAGACTTCTACGAACTGTTTTTTGAGGATGCGGTCGAGGCGGCCGAGTTGTTGGGAATCGCGCTGACATCGCGTGACGCGGTGAACAAAGACGACCGCATTCCGATGGCCGGGGTGCCGGTGCGCGCGGTGGACACGTACCTGGCCAAGGCGATCAAGGCCGGCCGCACGATCACGATCTGCGAGCAGGTCGAAGACCCGCGAGACGCGAAGGGCGTGGTAAAGCGTGCGATCGTGCGCACCATCACGCCAGGCACGGTGCTCGAACCACACCTGCTGGAAGCGAGCAGCAACAATTATCTCGCGGCCCTGTGCGTGCGCGGCGACCGCGCGGGGTTGTCGCTGGTGGACATCACGACGGGCGAGTTCCTCGCCGCTCAAATCGATGGCGACGTTGAGCGCACACTTTTCGACGAACTGACGCGCATGGCCCCAGCGGAATTGCTGGTGCCGGCCGGTTTCAACGGGCAGGCGCTTGACCGCCTGCGCACGCGGTTCTCCGGCATTGCGATTACGAACCGATCGGACGACGAGTTCGACGCAGGCGATGCGCGGACGAGTTTGCTGGAACAGTTCGGTCTTGCGACGTTGAAGGGGATCGGTCTCGACGACGCGCCCGAGGCCGCGAGTTGCGCGGGCGCGGTGCTTCAATACGTGCGTACGACACAACGTGACATGGCGCCGTTGTTGCGCCTGCCGCGCCGGTACAGTCCCTCGCAATACGTCGTGCTCGACGGCAACACGCAGCGCAATCTCGAACTTGTCGAATCCATGGTTGACAAGAAGGGCAGAGGCACGCTGATGTCCGTTCTTGACCGGACGACGACGAGTATGGGCGGGCGCAAGCTGCGCCACTGGATTCTTCACCCGCTGCTCGATGTGAATGCGGTTCGCGAGCGGCTCGGCGGCGTCGAGGAGTTGCACAGCAACGCGGAACTGCGCCTGACGCTGCGCGACGTGCTGCGCGGTATCGCGGACCTCGAACGGCTCACCGGGCGGCTGACCTCTCGGTCGGCGAACGCGCGCGACGTGAAGGCGTTGGGCCTGTCGTTGTCGCACGCGCCGACGCTGCGCGAGGCGCTTGCCGGTTGCCAATCGCAACTCCTCGCATCGTTGCGCGACGGTACCGACGAACTTGCCGACGTGACCGGATGGATCGCCGATGCGATTGTCGACGAACCGCCGCTGGCGTTGCTGGACGGCGGAATCATGCGCGACGGGTGCGACGCGGAACTCGATCGGCTGCGCGGGCTTGTGCGCGGCGGGCGCGACTGGATCGCGACGTTGCAGCGGGAGGAGTCCGAGCGGACGAAGATTCCGAATTTGAAGGTCGGATACAACAAGGTATTCGGGTATTACATCGAGATTACCCGGTCCTACGCGCACCTCGTGCCGCCGGACTATGAACGCAAGCAGACGTTGGTGAACGCGGAGCGCTACATCACGCCGACGCTCAAATCGCGCGAGGAAGAGATCGTCAGCGCGGACGAGCGCATGAAGCAAATCGAGTACGATTTGTTCGTGAGGTTGCGCGACCGCGTCGCGAACGAAGCGCGGCGCATTCAGGCGACCGCCGACACCATCGCAACGATCGACGTCATGTTGTCGCTTGCGGAAACGGCATCCGCGAAGGGCTACTGCAAGCCCGCGATCGACGATGGGGGAGAAATCCGGATTCGCGACGGGCGTCATCCGGTCGTAGAAGACTTGATGGCGCGCAACGATTTCGTCGCTAACGACACGTACCTCGAGCCGGTCGGCGCGCGCATGCAGATCGTCACCGGGCCGAACATGGCAGGAAAGTCGACGTACCTGCGGCAGGTGGCGCTCATTACGCTCATGGCGCAGATTGGCAGCTACGTGCCTGCGGCGGAGGCGCGCATCGGCGTCGTGGACCGCATCTTCACTCGCGTGGGCGCGTCGGACAACCTGGTGCGCGGGGAGAGCACGTTCATGGTCGAGATGATCGAGACGGCGAACATCCTCAATTCCGCGACGGAGAGGAGCCTGCTCGTGCTGGACGAAATTGGCCGCGGTACCAGCACCTTCGATGGCATCAGCATCGCGTGGTCTGTCGCCGAACACATCCACGACCGCATCCGTGCGAAGACGTTGTTTGCGACGCACTACCACGAACTCACGGAGTTGGCGAACAAGCTGGAACACGCGAAGAACGTCAATGTTGCCGTACGCGAATGGGGCGGCAAGGTGGTGTTCCTGTATCGCATAGTAGACGGCGGGGCGGACCACAGCTACGGCATTCAGGTGGCCAAGCTGGCGGGATTGCCGAAGCCCGTCATCGAGCGGGCGCGCGATATTCTGGAATCGTTAGAGTCGGGCAGCACCGCGTCGCTCGGGCTGCCGCAGCAGATGTATCTGTTCGGCGCGAGCGCGGCCACGGAGCCGACCGCCATCGAGCGCGAACTCGAGGCAGTCAACCCGGACGATCTGTCGCCGCGCGAGGCGCACGAACTGGTCTGCCACTTGAAGCACCTGCTTGCGAAGCCCCGGAAAGAGGGGTAG
- a CDS encoding dienelactone hydrolase family protein — translation MQDLSKLKGLTEWPAVREKIDAAVRNVLGEIDTERVELQMKTLDETSFPGFTRRRVNYFVDEWERVTAWLFVPDGRDEVPGILCCHAAVPQGKDEPAGVKGDARLAIAQRYAELGYVTIAPDCVTAGERLSHGLPPYDTKSFYKDNPKRSVLGKMLQDHSYALDAMCDLKRVDPARLGVVGHGLGGTNALLLSAFDQRVQCCVSSCGFIRFADDKNPGRWASDNGFIQLPKLRDAVATKSYAFDWEHILALIAPTPTMLIATNEEALSNAKSGEKAVKSAKTMYKYLGAADALVQYAYQTDQGLPRQALEQADDWFERWL, via the coding sequence ATGCAGGATTTGAGCAAGCTCAAAGGCTTGACGGAATGGCCGGCGGTCCGCGAGAAGATCGACGCGGCGGTCAGGAATGTACTCGGCGAGATCGATACCGAGCGCGTCGAGTTGCAGATGAAGACGCTCGACGAAACGTCCTTTCCCGGGTTCACGCGCCGCCGCGTAAATTATTTCGTGGACGAATGGGAACGCGTGACCGCGTGGCTCTTCGTCCCGGACGGGCGCGACGAGGTGCCCGGCATTTTGTGCTGTCACGCCGCCGTGCCGCAGGGCAAAGACGAACCCGCGGGCGTGAAGGGTGACGCCCGGCTGGCGATTGCGCAACGCTATGCCGAACTGGGCTACGTTACGATCGCGCCCGACTGCGTGACGGCCGGCGAGCGGCTTTCCCACGGTCTTCCGCCGTACGACACCAAGTCGTTCTACAAGGACAATCCGAAGCGGTCTGTTCTCGGCAAGATGCTGCAGGACCATTCGTACGCGCTCGACGCGATGTGCGATCTGAAGCGCGTCGACCCGGCGCGACTTGGCGTAGTCGGTCACGGACTGGGGGGAACCAACGCATTGCTCCTGTCCGCATTCGATCAGCGCGTGCAATGCTGCGTATCGAGTTGCGGGTTTATCCGGTTTGCGGACGACAAGAACCCCGGCCGATGGGCGAGCGATAACGGCTTCATCCAACTGCCGAAGCTTCGCGACGCCGTTGCGACAAAGTCGTACGCGTTTGATTGGGAGCACATCCTGGCGCTGATTGCGCCGACGCCGACCATGCTAATTGCGACGAACGAAGAAGCGTTGTCCAATGCCAAGAGCGGCGAGAAAGCGGTTAAATCCGCGAAAACTATGTACAAGTACCTTGGCGCCGCAGACGCGCTTGTCCAATACGCGTACCAGACCGACCAAGGTTTGCCGCGCCAGGCCCTCGAGCAGGCAGACGACTGGTTCGAGCGCTGGCTGTAA
- a CDS encoding sigma-70 family RNA polymerase sigma factor has translation MDNQELERLVEAAKRGDAQAFARLTQAHYRLVYSLAYSTVGDWSAAQDIAQDAFLVAWTHLGNLRGAGAFPMWIRKIARNLALNWIRSADYRRRLAERHEQLVAPLQEPPQDPAQLLGREERRAALWKALQHLSPPVREAMVLFYLEGRSTPEAAAKLGISENAFKLRLHTGRARLRKFLEDQVEESLYADLAPQDTKSAAGRVLAGLAIGPVMPDLAQSVSGAGISMWLHHVAHNGVTETIIPILQGGAIVNAKKIAIGAAVAALCAGGAYWGIYRAATVPQSGENWRRVSKSETPYDVTDLSAPASAADTTSTAAQLAKSESQYDTATDEASNVELASAPDEQLQPTGDMTASAALLMSMEKGRIKDPKDYATVSGTVVDTHGSPIEDATVQVSAIGGAETPQGISNNLLAALQNPAHKQTAQTDPAGRFTVQGIAYEGRATVMASADGYKMMSGGRVPVPIKAGDKIDNVRITLEPGKGLYGRLLSPDGKPVTDGVVNLVAIRTRGDSSNGMLGSTNTDAKGQFHFAFSREGTASLVTSSLKYGGASFDDVPVGGEDVIELQMPKGAQLTGTITWAAGGAASDVLVFLVGKANDGRGLRRNPASVYAAKTDSGGNYTIDAIDANQSYSASVAMLDETALSQPQPVPDFSPGGTQTWDYAIQELIYVRGRVVGETTGRPLHHVKVAALKDGKYVQDSDTPTGADGSYELKLSSGPGNYRIYPRLWRIEPEQTGYEWGKDIQLSAAQEATLDLTFVDTATMSIKVVDAAGNPLSDMGLGIREDDHTWGPVARTAADGTYTWNGFMPGIETNFVVFGQGGPGRLGSTRPTVLEPGQVVPEETVVVYGSAGIEGIAVGPNGQPLPNGVIILHVYYALTHEIERRVNTDDTGHFLIESQLPATAVFLSMEGYTETDGSVDRYSYESDEIELIDKQIVDLGKIAFTHSESNVNVED, from the coding sequence GTGGACAACCAAGAACTCGAGCGGCTCGTCGAAGCGGCAAAACGCGGCGATGCCCAGGCGTTCGCGCGTCTGACCCAGGCGCACTATCGACTTGTCTACTCGCTCGCATACAGCACCGTCGGCGACTGGAGCGCGGCACAGGATATCGCACAGGACGCATTCCTGGTTGCCTGGACGCATTTGGGAAACCTTCGGGGAGCAGGGGCATTTCCAATGTGGATTCGAAAGATCGCGCGCAATCTCGCGCTGAATTGGATTCGTTCCGCGGACTATCGCCGTCGGCTCGCGGAACGCCACGAGCAACTGGTCGCGCCGCTCCAAGAGCCGCCACAAGACCCCGCGCAATTGCTTGGCCGAGAAGAGCGGCGCGCGGCGCTGTGGAAGGCGCTTCAGCATTTGAGTCCTCCCGTTCGCGAGGCGATGGTGCTGTTCTATCTCGAAGGACGATCGACGCCGGAAGCCGCCGCGAAACTGGGCATCAGCGAAAACGCGTTCAAGCTTCGCCTGCATACCGGCCGCGCGCGATTGCGAAAGTTTCTCGAGGATCAAGTCGAGGAAAGTTTGTACGCCGACCTCGCGCCGCAGGACACAAAATCTGCCGCCGGCCGGGTTCTTGCCGGACTGGCAATTGGCCCTGTCATGCCCGACCTCGCGCAGTCGGTCTCCGGCGCCGGCATCAGCATGTGGCTGCACCACGTCGCCCACAACGGCGTCACCGAGACGATCATCCCAATTCTTCAAGGAGGAGCCATCGTGAACGCAAAAAAGATCGCCATTGGGGCGGCCGTAGCCGCGCTGTGCGCGGGTGGCGCATATTGGGGAATCTACCGCGCGGCCACTGTACCGCAGAGCGGAGAAAACTGGCGGCGCGTCAGCAAGTCCGAAACGCCTTATGACGTTACCGATCTCTCGGCGCCGGCCTCCGCTGCAGACACTACTTCCACTGCGGCTCAGCTTGCGAAAAGCGAGTCACAATACGACACGGCGACGGATGAAGCATCGAACGTAGAACTCGCTTCCGCTCCTGACGAACAACTGCAACCCACCGGCGATATGACGGCGTCCGCCGCGCTGCTGATGAGTATGGAGAAGGGGCGGATCAAAGACCCGAAAGATTACGCGACCGTTTCGGGGACCGTAGTGGATACCCACGGAAGTCCAATTGAAGACGCGACCGTACAAGTCTCGGCAATCGGTGGCGCAGAAACGCCCCAGGGAATCAGCAACAACCTACTCGCGGCACTGCAAAACCCCGCGCACAAACAAACGGCGCAAACGGACCCGGCTGGACGGTTCACCGTTCAGGGCATCGCCTACGAGGGGCGTGCAACCGTCATGGCGTCCGCCGATGGCTACAAAATGATGAGCGGCGGACGCGTCCCTGTCCCCATCAAAGCGGGCGACAAGATCGACAACGTGCGCATTACCCTGGAGCCCGGTAAGGGACTCTATGGCAGATTGTTGTCGCCCGACGGCAAGCCCGTCACCGACGGCGTCGTCAATTTGGTTGCAATCCGCACGCGCGGCGATTCTTCCAATGGCATGCTCGGCAGCACCAATACCGATGCAAAGGGCCAGTTCCATTTCGCGTTCTCGCGCGAAGGTACGGCAAGTCTCGTTACCTCGTCGTTGAAATACGGCGGCGCGAGCTTCGACGATGTGCCCGTCGGCGGCGAAGACGTGATTGAACTCCAAATGCCGAAAGGCGCGCAGTTGACAGGAACGATCACGTGGGCGGCCGGCGGCGCGGCATCGGACGTGCTCGTGTTTCTTGTCGGCAAGGCGAACGACGGTCGCGGCCTTCGACGCAATCCCGCGTCTGTGTACGCAGCGAAAACAGACAGCGGTGGCAACTATACAATCGATGCGATCGACGCCAACCAGTCCTATTCCGCTTCCGTCGCCATGTTGGACGAAACTGCGCTGTCGCAGCCACAGCCCGTTCCGGATTTCTCCCCGGGCGGAACGCAAACATGGGACTATGCGATACAGGAATTGATCTACGTGCGCGGCCGCGTCGTCGGCGAAACGACCGGAAGACCGTTGCACCACGTGAAAGTCGCGGCGCTGAAAGATGGAAAGTACGTTCAAGACAGCGATACGCCGACCGGCGCGGACGGGTCGTATGAACTGAAACTATCGTCCGGTCCAGGCAATTACAGGATTTATCCGCGCCTATGGCGCATCGAACCCGAACAAACCGGATACGAATGGGGCAAGGACATCCAGCTTTCTGCGGCACAGGAAGCAACACTCGATCTGACGTTCGTGGACACGGCGACCATGTCCATCAAGGTGGTCGATGCCGCGGGCAATCCACTAAGCGACATGGGCCTTGGCATTCGCGAAGACGACCACACCTGGGGGCCGGTGGCGCGTACGGCCGCAGACGGCACCTACACGTGGAACGGATTCATGCCGGGCATCGAAACGAATTTCGTGGTGTTCGGTCAAGGCGGGCCGGGGCGGCTTGGCTCGACCCGGCCCACGGTCCTCGAACCCGGTCAGGTCGTACCCGAAGAAACCGTCGTCGTCTACGGCAGCGCGGGCATCGAAGGCATCGCGGTCGGGCCAAACGGCCAACCCTTGCCGAACGGCGTCATCATTTTGCACGTCTACTACGCCCTCACGCACGAAATCGAGCGCCGCGTCAACACGGACGACACCGGACACTTCCTCATCGAAAGTCAACTGCCTGCGACTGCCGTATTCCTGTCCATGGAAGGCTACACCGAAACCGATGGCAGCGTGGATCGCTATTCCTACGAATCCGACGAGATCGAACTCATCGATAAACAAATCGTTGACCTTGGAAAGATTGCCTTCACGCACAGCGAATCGAACGTGAACGTCGAGGATTAG
- a CDS encoding TerB family tellurite resistance protein — protein MLSRIVSLFAPQVRDTAENHAERLRLATSVILIEAAGADNEFSAAECEHIVRTLKERFSLTQDDAEELVQYATERRAESSDLWKFTNTINQACTNEEKLDILREVWRVIYADGTLDGHEDYLVHKLAKLLNLNHPQLIGVKMSVRAEVCG, from the coding sequence ATGCTTTCACGAATTGTCTCGCTATTCGCCCCGCAGGTGCGGGATACCGCCGAAAATCACGCGGAACGACTGCGCCTGGCAACCTCCGTCATCCTGATCGAAGCGGCGGGTGCGGACAACGAATTCTCGGCGGCGGAGTGCGAGCACATCGTCCGGACACTGAAGGAGCGCTTTTCGCTGACGCAGGACGACGCGGAGGAACTCGTGCAGTACGCGACCGAACGCCGTGCGGAGTCGAGCGATTTGTGGAAGTTCACGAACACCATCAACCAGGCGTGTACGAACGAGGAAAAGCTCGACATCCTGCGCGAGGTATGGCGCGTGATCTACGCGGACGGCACGCTGGACGGTCACGAGGACTACCTCGTCCATAAGCTCGCAAAACTGCTCAACCTCAATCACCCGCAGTTGATTGGCGTCAAGATGTCGGTGCGTGCGGAAGTTTGCGGCTGA
- a CDS encoding hemolysin III family protein, translated as MNHTVVTSKQLREELANSITHGIGFVLSVAGLVILVVSASIHGDPYMVVSFSVYGASLVVLYLASTFYHSFHSPRLKHYLRIIDHCAIYLLIAGTYTPFTLLNLRGPVGWTLFGTIWALAAIGIVLKWWHIGRFPILTPLIYVAMGWVGAIAVKPSIEAIPPGGMQLLVAGGVTYTVGVIFYALEKLPYNHAIWHMFVLSASAMHFFAILFYAM; from the coding sequence GTGAATCATACGGTTGTGACGAGCAAGCAGTTACGCGAAGAACTGGCCAATAGCATTACCCATGGGATCGGGTTCGTCCTGAGTGTGGCGGGCCTCGTAATCCTGGTGGTGTCGGCGTCGATACACGGCGACCCGTACATGGTTGTGAGCTTTTCCGTGTATGGGGCGTCCCTCGTCGTCCTGTATCTGGCATCGACGTTTTACCACAGCTTCCACTCGCCGCGACTCAAACACTACCTGCGGATTATCGACCACTGCGCCATCTATCTGTTGATCGCGGGAACGTACACACCCTTCACCCTGTTAAACCTTCGCGGACCGGTCGGTTGGACGTTGTTTGGGACCATTTGGGCGCTTGCCGCGATCGGAATTGTTTTGAAGTGGTGGCATATTGGCCGCTTCCCGATCCTGACGCCGCTCATTTACGTTGCGATGGGGTGGGTGGGGGCGATTGCGGTGAAACCGTCGATCGAGGCGATTCCGCCGGGCGGTATGCAACTGCTGGTTGCCGGCGGCGTCACGTACACGGTCGGCGTGATTTTCTATGCGCTCGAGAAACTGCCGTACAACCACGCCATCTGGCACATGTTCGTGCTCAGCGCAAGCGCGATGCACTTCTTCGCGATACTCTTTTACGCGATGTAG
- a CDS encoding L,D-transpeptidase family protein translates to MAQQSERRSAPRAAIERQAMFVAVDGSTLLQAGAVTDMSRDGLHLRTRQPAPIGTIIEIEMEPREGSAQSKPIIIRGRVVRIQELPGGEFSVGVKLRYRVGKANAVPARAATPARVLTPATTAEARRKTPHPQKLDWRHGAMIGFFAGVIALLLLWPRDGSPRAAASGASGERTSLDQVIAEIKQRPKNQSSTGSGGAAQKGYSTRPAVPSSSIVQRTRDRVSTLDERSSATRNGRNTSGALESVRSDRVPRTSELFAANALGLSPAIDGAMLAGGARQSDSEYVVGTTGDSSDSPRNRELAAIVRALDERAASEFFESTRAAESALFDPVHIEVDQDAYTLTVYRAGKPFTEFPISVGSNRSTPKGTFTIHNKIRNPDWYDRGKTVPYGDPRNPLGASWMGFAKNGQPLSYGIHPTNDLGAMGQPAGRGCVRLKPEHAEALFRICPVGATVTIR, encoded by the coding sequence ATGGCGCAACAATCAGAACGTAGATCGGCCCCGCGCGCGGCGATAGAACGCCAGGCGATGTTCGTCGCGGTGGACGGTTCCACCCTGCTGCAAGCGGGCGCCGTAACCGACATGAGCCGCGACGGGCTCCACCTGCGTACGCGGCAACCCGCCCCCATAGGCACGATTATCGAGATTGAAATGGAACCGCGCGAGGGATCGGCGCAATCCAAACCGATCATCATCCGCGGGCGCGTGGTACGCATCCAGGAACTCCCCGGCGGCGAATTCTCCGTCGGTGTGAAATTGCGCTACCGCGTCGGAAAAGCGAACGCCGTACCCGCCCGTGCTGCTACCCCCGCGCGCGTATTGACGCCGGCAACGACGGCGGAAGCCCGGAGGAAGACGCCGCACCCGCAAAAACTCGACTGGCGGCACGGCGCGATGATCGGTTTCTTCGCCGGCGTCATCGCGTTACTTCTGTTGTGGCCGCGCGACGGATCGCCGCGCGCCGCGGCAAGCGGCGCATCCGGCGAGCGCACTTCGTTGGATCAAGTGATTGCCGAGATTAAGCAGCGTCCGAAGAATCAAAGCAGCACAGGCTCAGGCGGCGCAGCGCAAAAGGGCTACTCGACGCGTCCCGCCGTCCCGTCCAGCAGCATCGTCCAACGGACGCGCGATCGCGTGTCAACATTGGATGAGCGCTCATCGGCGACGCGCAACGGACGCAATACGTCCGGCGCGCTGGAAAGCGTTCGTTCGGACCGCGTTCCGCGTACATCAGAACTATTCGCCGCAAACGCATTGGGCCTGTCCCCCGCGATCGACGGCGCAATGCTGGCAGGCGGAGCTCGGCAAAGCGATTCCGAATACGTGGTGGGAACCACGGGTGATTCGTCGGATTCGCCACGCAATCGCGAATTGGCGGCGATCGTTCGCGCGCTGGACGAACGGGCCGCGTCCGAATTTTTTGAATCGACACGCGCCGCCGAGTCCGCACTGTTCGACCCAGTCCATATCGAAGTCGATCAGGACGCATATACGTTGACGGTCTATCGCGCGGGTAAACCGTTTACGGAGTTTCCGATCTCGGTCGGCTCAAACCGCAGCACGCCCAAGGGCACGTTCACTATCCATAACAAAATTCGAAATCCCGACTGGTACGATCGCGGCAAGACCGTACCCTACGGCGATCCGCGCAATCCGCTCGGGGCGTCATGGATGGGCTTCGCAAAGAATGGCCAGCCCCTCAGCTACGGCATACATCCCACGAACGACTTGGGCGCGATGGGCCAGCCCGCGGGCCGCGGGTGCGTACGTCTGAAACCGGAACACGCGGAGGCTTTGTTCCGCATCTGTCCCGTCGGCGCGACGGTGACCATCCGGTAG